The Candidatus Methylomirabilota bacterium genome segment CGGCAGGCTCGCTAAAGCGTGATCTCCTTCTCACGAGCAGTTCTCTCATACCTTTCCCAAAGATGCTCCATCGAGCGATCAGCACCGCGTTCCCATCTGCGTCGCCTTCAAATCGAGTGACCTCCACCTCGACCTGGTAGTCGATCGGAGTCGACCCGTCCCATGGGAAGACGGCGACATGATGCGTCGCGAGCAGGATCGACAGATTTTCCGTGAGCGTGCGGGAGAAGTTGTGCCGCAGCGACTCTGCCCACCGATCGAACTCGGCAAGGTCGAGTTGATTCGGGCTGGCGCGGACCACGATCTGCGTCCGATCCAGATAGGGTGGAAGGTCGATAGGCCCGATCCCGACTGCGAGATCCCGCTCACCCGCTGCGACCTGTTTCCCCGCCTTCGCATCGGGGAGGGGACTCAAGAGATAGAATTTCGAGGGCTTGCTTTTCCCTATGCACCCGCCCAGCATGGAGGCGCCGAGGGCGACGACAACGAGTGGAAGAAT includes the following:
- a CDS encoding PqiC family protein translates to MRRLILPLVVVALGASMLGGCIGKSKPSKFYLLSPLPDAKAGKQVAAGERDLAVGIGPIDLPPYLDRTQIVVRASPNQLDLAEFDRWAESLRHNFSRTLTENLSILLATHHVAVFPWDGSTPIDYQVEVEVTRFEGDADGNAVLIARWSIFGKGMRELLVRRRSRFSEPAGTEDYEALVSAMSRTLGNLSREIATAIETVSR